A genomic window from Ignavibacteria bacterium includes:
- a CDS encoding response regulator has translation MDYIPKSLQVLLVEDNEGDVRLIKEAFSESKVDKNFSVARDGEDALNYLYAKGKYADRIKPDIILLDINLPKKNGFEVLDTIKKDPELKKIPVIMLSSSSSEDHITKSYDLSANCYVTKPVDFDEYTQAVKIIEDFWFQMAKLPG, from the coding sequence ATGGATTATATTCCTAAAAGTCTGCAGGTTTTGCTTGTAGAAGATAATGAAGGTGATGTGCGTCTTATAAAAGAGGCGTTCAGCGAAAGCAAGGTTGACAAGAACTTTTCTGTTGCCAGGGACGGTGAAGATGCATTGAATTATTTATATGCAAAGGGGAAATACGCAGACAGGATAAAACCTGATATAATCCTGCTGGATATTAACCTTCCCAAAAAGAACGGGTTTGAAGTTCTTGATACTATTAAAAAAGACCCTGAGCTTAAAAAGATCCCTGTAATAATGTTAAGCAGCTCAAGTTCAGAAGATCATATAACAAAATCTTATGATCTCAGTGCTAACTGTTATGTTACCAAGCCTGTTGATTTTGATGAATACACACAGGCAGTAAAAATTATCGAGGATTTTTGGTTCCAGATGGCAAAACTGCCCGGCTAA
- a CDS encoding redoxin domain-containing protein encodes MSKKLILSLFLAFFALTVDLLSLTKGPGDKIDNFNITSIDGNSYSLNDALKSSDKGLIVIFWSTECPWVQPYNDRINDYVKDYNEKGFTVWVINSNNTESKDAVIEHTKKNSYFFPMLKDENNVVADLFGATRTPEAFVLSKENVILYHGRISDNRTAAEQTTHDLKNAADEIAAGKDVSVKETKSFGCGIKRVEK; translated from the coding sequence ATGTCAAAAAAGTTAATTTTAAGCTTATTTTTAGCGTTTTTTGCACTAACTGTTGATTTGCTTTCTTTAACTAAAGGTCCGGGGGATAAAATTGATAATTTTAATATCACAAGTATAGATGGAAATTCTTACAGCCTCAATGATGCTCTCAAATCCTCTGATAAAGGATTAATTGTCATCTTCTGGTCAACAGAGTGCCCATGGGTACAGCCCTATAACGACAGGATCAATGATTATGTAAAAGATTACAATGAAAAAGGATTTACAGTTTGGGTAATAAACTCAAACAATACTGAAAGCAAAGATGCAGTTATTGAGCACACCAAAAAGAACAGTTATTTTTTCCCGATGCTGAAGGATGAAAATAACGTAGTTGCGGATCTTTTCGGGGCTACAAGAACTCCAGAAGCTTTTGTTCTCAGCAAAGAAAACGTGATATTGTATCACGGAAGAATTTCCGATAACAGGACAGCTGCTGAACAAACAACACATGATCTTAAAAATGCAGCAGATGAAATTGCAGCAGGAAAAGATGTTTCGGTAAAAGAAACAAAATCTTTTGGCTGCGGAATTAAAAGAGTTGAAAAATAA
- a CDS encoding TlpA family protein disulfide reductase, giving the protein MKTIAGIIALLFFTLTLQSQEVKTITSTDEYKELLDNSKGKVVLVNFWATWCPPCVKEFPELVKLYNDYKSKDFVLLFISLDDKSEYDSKLLPFLKKQGVDFTSYFGNFSNPETIMNYVDKSWQGEIPFTGIYNKDGILSKTLMGNKTYEQFETEIKKYMD; this is encoded by the coding sequence ATGAAAACTATTGCGGGAATTATTGCTTTATTATTTTTCACATTAACATTACAGTCACAGGAAGTTAAGACAATTACTTCTACTGATGAGTATAAAGAGCTGCTTGATAATTCTAAAGGGAAAGTTGTGCTTGTAAATTTCTGGGCAACATGGTGCCCGCCCTGTGTAAAGGAATTCCCCGAGCTTGTTAAGCTGTACAACGATTATAAAAGCAAAGATTTTGTTCTGTTATTCATTTCTCTGGATGATAAATCAGAATATGATTCCAAACTGCTTCCATTCCTGAAAAAACAAGGCGTAGATTTTACATCTTATTTTGGGAATTTCAGCAATCCCGAAACAATTATGAACTATGTGGATAAATCCTGGCAGGGAGAAATACCTTTTACAGGAATATACAATAAAGATGGAATTCTTTCTAAAACTTTGATGGGTAACAAAACCTACGAACAGTTTGAAACAGAGATCAAAAAGTATATGGATTAA